Proteins encoded within one genomic window of Streptomyces taklimakanensis:
- a CDS encoding oxygenase MpaB family protein yields the protein MTYTDASMDALRPIGDELADATVAALFERGEVGKFNTLMRYVSTTGQELPEGLPDVAREYLHVTSAPPSWVDWDEMERARLFFIDNNVHISTALSFASMPVSYALPHVARLLSATHALKYPSKRMAETGQFTVYLMQPDAFEAGSRFVPAAQKVRLLHASIRHHLKREDRWDTASLGTPICQEDMIGGQMVFSLLVLDSLHRLGVHMSTEGAEAYFYAWRVVGAMLGVDQGAVPKDLDSARRFLDLYMVRHMGPSEEGVHLTRQLIDLYEEVVPGTFFDPIVSALIRHLIGDTCADWLNVPRSPWDTVAKAAPVLLGVLETVEDRSPLGAWALDRLGHLVTLLELSSLTRGRVMHYAIPEQLKKDYGVSTTVPRTRRWTPPAPTVTP from the coding sequence ATGACCTACACCGATGCGTCGATGGACGCGCTGCGACCGATCGGCGACGAGTTGGCCGACGCGACCGTGGCGGCCCTGTTCGAACGCGGGGAGGTGGGAAAGTTCAACACCCTCATGCGGTACGTCTCCACCACCGGCCAGGAGCTGCCCGAGGGGTTGCCCGACGTCGCGCGGGAGTACCTGCACGTCACCAGCGCCCCACCGTCCTGGGTGGACTGGGACGAGATGGAGAGGGCTCGGCTGTTCTTCATCGACAACAACGTGCACATCTCCACCGCCCTGTCCTTCGCTTCCATGCCGGTCTCCTACGCCCTGCCGCACGTGGCCAGGCTGCTGTCGGCGACACATGCGTTGAAGTACCCCTCCAAGCGGATGGCCGAGACCGGGCAGTTCACCGTCTACCTCATGCAGCCCGACGCCTTCGAGGCCGGCAGCCGCTTCGTCCCCGCCGCGCAGAAGGTCCGCCTGCTGCACGCCTCCATCCGCCACCACCTGAAGCGGGAGGACCGCTGGGACACCGCGTCCCTGGGCACACCGATCTGTCAGGAGGACATGATCGGCGGGCAGATGGTCTTCTCCCTGCTGGTGTTGGACTCCCTGCACCGCCTCGGCGTCCACATGTCCACCGAGGGCGCCGAGGCGTACTTCTACGCCTGGCGGGTGGTCGGCGCGATGCTCGGTGTCGACCAGGGCGCCGTGCCCAAGGACCTCGACTCCGCCCGCCGCTTCCTGGACCTGTACATGGTCCGCCACATGGGCCCGTCCGAAGAGGGCGTCCACCTGACCCGGCAACTGATCGACCTGTACGAGGAAGTCGTCCCCGGAACCTTCTTCGATCCGATCGTCTCCGCCCTGATCCGGCATCTGATCGGCGACACCTGCGCCGACTGGCTCAACGTGCCCCGCTCCCCCTGGGACACCGTCGCCAAGGCCGCCCCCGTCCTGCTGGGCGTGCTGGAGACCGTCGAGGACCGCTCGCCGCTGGGTGCCTGGGCCCTGGACCGGCTCGGACACCTCGTCACGCTCCTGGAACTGTCCTCCCTCACCCGCGGCCGGGTGATGCACTACGCCATCCCCGAACAGCTCAAGAAGGACTACGGGGTGTCCACCACCGTCCCCCGCACCCGCCGCTGGACCCCGCCCGCTCCCACCGTCACCCCTTGA
- a CDS encoding HEAT repeat domain-containing protein, which yields MTMPTNDTDARRTLQGLEDGNPSVRLRTALAVGTAPEPRFVDKLVDRCAIEPEFHVREALTWALTRHSPSTTVPKLVDELRSEAAQARSQALHTLSKIGDRRAWPAITRALLTDADDEVARSAWRAAVALVPEGEEPELAGALATQLGRGERATRLSLSRALIALGGEVITPLLRAAMTDPDPRVRRHALATERLSHNPDAGFEFAIEEAKRAVALGTAGREG from the coding sequence ATGACCATGCCGACGAATGACACGGACGCGAGGCGAACGCTCCAGGGGCTGGAGGACGGCAACCCGTCGGTGCGGTTGCGGACGGCCCTGGCGGTCGGCACGGCCCCCGAACCGCGGTTCGTCGACAAGCTCGTCGACCGATGCGCGATCGAGCCCGAGTTCCACGTGCGCGAAGCGCTCACATGGGCACTCACCCGCCACTCGCCGTCGACGACGGTGCCGAAGCTCGTCGACGAGCTCCGTTCGGAGGCCGCGCAGGCACGAAGTCAGGCGCTGCACACACTGTCCAAGATCGGGGACCGGCGAGCGTGGCCGGCGATCACACGGGCGCTTCTGACCGACGCCGACGACGAGGTGGCACGGAGCGCCTGGCGGGCAGCGGTCGCACTCGTGCCCGAGGGCGAAGAGCCCGAGTTGGCCGGAGCGTTGGCGACGCAGCTCGGACGCGGCGAGCGTGCGACGCGGTTGAGTCTCAGCCGGGCTCTGATCGCGCTCGGTGGTGAGGTGATCACACCGCTCCTGCGCGCCGCGATGACGGATCCCGACCCTCGGGTGCGCCGGCACGCGCTCGCCACGGAGCGGCTGTCGCACAACCCGGATGCCGGATTCGAGTTCGCGATCGAGGAGGCGAAGCGCGCCGTGGCCCTCGGCACGGCCGGTCGGGAGGGGTGA
- a CDS encoding phytase, which translates to MTVRRSGWPASLLLCAALVASAVPAHADDARPSPEGFGLPSVTPRAETAALFDDERGGHADADDPAIWRDDTSPGRSLVVATAKEGGLRVYDLAARRIQSVPAPPPPASGDAPGRFNNVDLLHGVRLPNGRADLAVVSDRGHDRLRFYRIDRDRPGGPLVDVTDPAAAPIFSVDQEEINEGRTAYGLATWTDRSTGRSYALASRNDSTAVALLEVVVRPGGTVGYRAVRTLELPASFRLPDGTSWTPCGEPGELPQVEGMVVDPANGMLYAGQEDVGIWRVRSDLTGAPVLIDRVREYGVPAAYDEESDECLPSGADPGFGGEHLSADVEGLTLLTEPDGDGYVLASSQGDDSFALYDRELGDDNEYEGGFRVTAASRRLDGSEECDGAAVLNAPLGAAYPNGLLVVQDGHETPVEDGREATDFTFVDLGEVLDAIDD; encoded by the coding sequence GTGACCGTACGCCGATCAGGGTGGCCGGCTTCCCTGTTACTGTGCGCGGCCCTCGTCGCGTCCGCCGTGCCCGCTCACGCGGATGACGCCCGCCCGTCCCCCGAAGGCTTCGGCCTGCCCTCCGTCACTCCCCGAGCCGAGACCGCGGCGCTCTTCGACGACGAGCGGGGCGGCCACGCGGACGCCGACGATCCCGCGATCTGGCGCGACGACACCTCCCCGGGGCGGAGCCTGGTCGTCGCCACCGCGAAGGAGGGCGGGTTGCGCGTCTACGACCTCGCCGCCCGCCGGATCCAGTCGGTCCCCGCGCCCCCGCCCCCCGCCTCCGGGGACGCCCCGGGCCGCTTCAACAACGTCGATCTCCTCCACGGGGTCCGCCTGCCGAACGGGCGGGCCGACCTCGCCGTCGTCAGCGACCGCGGCCACGACCGGCTGCGGTTCTACCGCATCGACCGCGACCGTCCCGGCGGCCCCCTGGTCGACGTCACCGACCCCGCGGCGGCTCCGATCTTCTCCGTCGACCAGGAGGAGATCAACGAGGGGAGGACGGCCTACGGTCTGGCGACCTGGACCGACCGCTCCACGGGCCGTTCCTACGCGCTGGCCAGCCGGAACGACAGCACGGCCGTCGCCCTGCTGGAGGTCGTCGTCCGTCCTGGCGGCACGGTCGGCTACCGCGCGGTCCGCACTCTGGAGCTGCCCGCCTCGTTCCGGTTGCCCGACGGCACCTCCTGGACACCGTGCGGTGAGCCGGGCGAACTGCCGCAGGTGGAGGGCATGGTGGTCGATCCGGCCAATGGCATGCTCTACGCCGGGCAGGAGGACGTGGGAATCTGGCGCGTGCGCTCCGACCTCACCGGCGCCCCCGTGCTGATCGACCGGGTCCGCGAGTACGGCGTCCCCGCCGCGTACGACGAGGAGAGCGACGAGTGCCTGCCCTCCGGCGCCGATCCCGGCTTCGGCGGCGAGCACCTGTCGGCCGACGTCGAGGGGCTGACGCTGTTGACGGAGCCCGACGGCGACGGATACGTGCTGGCCTCCAGCCAGGGCGACGATTCCTTCGCCCTCTACGACCGTGAACTGGGCGACGACAACGAGTACGAGGGCGGCTTCCGCGTCACGGCCGCCTCGCGGAGGCTCGACGGGTCCGAGGAGTGCGACGGCGCCGCCGTGCTGAACGCACCTCTGGGAGCCGCGTACCCGAACGGCCTGCTCGTGGTGCAGGACGGCCACGAGACGCCGGTGGAGGACGGCCGCGAGGCGACCGACTTCACGTTCGTCGATCTCGGCGAGGTCCTGGACGCGATCGACGACTGA
- a CDS encoding glyceraldehyde-3-phosphate dehydrogenase produces MTTTVDSFTNWKNREEIAESMIPIIGRLHRERDVTVLLHSRSLVNKSVVSILKTHRFARQIAGEELSVTETLPFLQALTTLDLGPSQIDIGMLAATYKADDRGLTVREFTAEAVAGATGPDRIERREPRDVVLYGFGRIGRLLARLLIEKAGSGNGLRLRAIVVRGDATKDAEGAKDIVKRASLLRRDSIHGQFQGTITVDEANNRIIANGNEITVIHSDDPTSVDYTAYGIKDAILIDNTGKWRDREGLSKHLRPGIDKVVLTAPGKGDVPNIVHGVNHETIKPDERILSCASCTTNAIVPPLKAMADEYGVLRGHVETVHSFTNDQNLLDNYHKSDRRGRSAPLNMVITETGAASAVAKALPDLKARITGSSIRVPVPDVSIAILNLQLARETSREEVLDHLRNVSLTSPLKRQIDFISAPDAVSSDFIGSRHASIVDAGATKVEGDNAILYLWYDNEFGYSCQVVRVVQYVSGVEYPTYPAPAA; encoded by the coding sequence GTGACTACCACCGTGGACTCGTTCACCAACTGGAAGAACCGCGAGGAGATCGCGGAGTCGATGATCCCGATCATCGGGAGGCTGCACCGGGAGAGGGACGTCACGGTCCTGTTGCACAGCCGATCCCTGGTGAACAAGTCGGTGGTCAGCATCCTCAAGACCCACCGATTCGCCCGGCAGATCGCCGGGGAGGAGCTCTCGGTCACCGAGACCCTGCCGTTCCTGCAGGCCCTCACCACCCTCGACCTGGGGCCTTCCCAGATCGACATCGGCATGTTGGCCGCGACGTACAAGGCCGACGACCGGGGGCTGACGGTGAGGGAGTTCACCGCCGAGGCCGTCGCCGGCGCCACGGGCCCCGACCGGATCGAGCGCCGCGAACCGCGCGACGTCGTCCTCTACGGGTTCGGCCGCATCGGCCGTCTCCTCGCCCGTCTGCTCATCGAGAAGGCCGGCTCCGGCAACGGCCTGCGACTGCGCGCCATCGTCGTCCGCGGGGACGCGACCAAGGACGCCGAGGGCGCCAAGGACATCGTCAAGCGCGCCTCGTTGCTGCGCCGCGACTCCATCCACGGTCAGTTCCAGGGCACGATCACCGTCGACGAGGCGAACAACAGGATCATCGCCAACGGCAACGAGATCACGGTGATCCACTCCGACGACCCGACGTCCGTGGACTACACGGCGTACGGCATCAAGGACGCCATCCTCATCGACAACACCGGCAAGTGGCGCGACCGCGAGGGCCTGTCGAAGCACCTCCGTCCCGGCATCGACAAGGTGGTCCTGACCGCCCCGGGCAAGGGCGACGTCCCCAACATCGTCCACGGCGTCAACCACGAGACGATCAAGCCGGACGAGCGGATCCTGTCCTGCGCCTCCTGCACCACCAACGCGATCGTCCCGCCGTTGAAGGCGATGGCGGACGAGTACGGTGTTCTGCGTGGCCACGTGGAGACCGTCCACTCGTTCACCAACGACCAGAACCTGCTGGACAACTACCACAAGTCCGACCGCCGTGGCCGTTCGGCGCCGCTCAACATGGTCATCACCGAGACCGGTGCCGCCTCCGCCGTCGCCAAGGCGCTGCCCGACCTCAAGGCGAGGATCACCGGCAGCTCGATCCGTGTTCCGGTACCGGACGTCTCGATCGCGATCCTCAACCTGCAGCTCGCGCGTGAGACCTCCCGTGAGGAGGTCCTCGACCACCTCCGCAACGTGTCGTTGACCTCGCCGCTCAAGCGCCAGATCGACTTCATCAGCGCCCCCGACGCGGTCTCGAGCGACTTCATCGGCTCCCGCCACGCCTCGATCGTCGACGCCGGTGCCACCAAGGTCGAGGGCGACAACGCGATCCTGTACCTCTGGTACGACAACGAGTTCGGCTACTCCTGCCAGGTCGTCCGCGTCGTCCAGTACGTCTCCGGAGTGGAGTACCCGACCTACCCGGCCCCGGCGGCCTGA
- a CDS encoding DUF4396 domain-containing protein, which produces MDHSGTHHGHGRHGEHTRQAGSRPEHGAGGASWSTAAKATLHCLTGCVIGEILGMAIGTALRWGNVPTMALAITLAFVFGYSFTLFAVRRAGLGLASAIRAALAADTVSITVMELVDNGIIALTPGAMDAHLDEGLFWAALLGGFAVAFLVTTPVNKWMIGRGKGHAVVHAYH; this is translated from the coding sequence ATGGACCACAGCGGCACGCACCACGGCCACGGCCGGCACGGCGAGCACACCCGACAGGCGGGGTCCCGCCCGGAGCACGGAGCCGGCGGAGCGTCCTGGAGCACCGCGGCGAAGGCAACCCTGCACTGCCTGACCGGCTGCGTCATCGGCGAGATCCTCGGCATGGCCATCGGCACCGCCCTCCGGTGGGGCAATGTGCCCACCATGGCCCTGGCGATCACGTTGGCCTTTGTCTTCGGCTACTCCTTCACCCTGTTCGCCGTCCGCCGAGCCGGCCTGGGCCTCGCCTCCGCGATCAGGGCGGCGTTGGCCGCCGACACCGTCTCCATCACCGTGATGGAACTGGTCGACAACGGCATCATCGCCCTCACCCCCGGTGCGATGGACGCCCACCTGGACGAGGGACTGTTCTGGGCCGCGCTACTGGGCGGATTCGCCGTCGCCTTCCTGGTCACCACCCCGGTGAACAAGTGGATGATCGGTCGCGGCAAGGGACACGCCGTCGTCCACGCCTACCACTGA
- a CDS encoding DUF4232 domain-containing protein, with translation MRSIPLALPAVLAGALLLTACGSQKVVPGNDGSTRARASGSPGPPADPSCGPRPSEESTTSGAPPLFGDSPAPEEDGIRIIDSSGDTRGCVTFQVTNHEAEPFTYTITFSFLSDSGEALTRTERTVLSVGARQTAEHTVSTDGLPPDVPDTARVRITEVRTVPTDETFPEGGPCPPSGTRVYTDDGDAAMGLRVVGLHLENCGTRAIRLDGYPRVQPLDEDHDPVTTVRVLHGGSTIATGTGIDGPPRPLVLEPGERARAGLVWRNTVEAGVGDPVDAPYARVWAKPGAAPMTVTPEFDLGTTGKLGVGPWEKDGTSRSATGGASGGWPPRPSSGSTAPARP, from the coding sequence ATGCGCAGCATCCCCCTCGCCCTGCCCGCCGTCCTCGCCGGTGCCCTGCTGCTCACGGCGTGCGGATCACAGAAGGTCGTCCCGGGGAACGACGGCTCGACGCGGGCACGGGCGTCCGGCTCCCCGGGCCCTCCCGCCGATCCCTCCTGTGGACCCCGCCCCTCCGAGGAGTCGACCACCTCCGGCGCCCCGCCCCTGTTCGGAGACTCCCCCGCCCCGGAGGAGGACGGCATCAGGATCATCGATTCGAGCGGTGACACCCGCGGCTGTGTCACGTTCCAGGTCACCAACCACGAGGCCGAACCCTTCACCTACACGATCACCTTCTCGTTCCTGTCGGACTCCGGTGAGGCGCTGACGCGCACCGAGCGGACCGTGCTGTCCGTCGGGGCCCGCCAGACCGCGGAACACACCGTCTCCACGGACGGACTCCCCCCGGACGTGCCTGACACGGCACGCGTGCGGATCACCGAGGTGAGGACGGTCCCCACCGACGAGACGTTCCCCGAAGGGGGCCCCTGCCCACCCTCGGGAACACGCGTGTACACCGATGACGGTGACGCGGCCATGGGGCTCCGCGTCGTGGGCCTCCACCTGGAGAACTGCGGAACCCGCGCCATCCGACTCGATGGTTATCCGCGGGTACAGCCCCTCGACGAGGACCATGACCCCGTCACCACCGTGAGGGTCCTTCACGGCGGCAGCACCATCGCCACCGGCACCGGAATCGACGGCCCGCCCCGGCCGCTGGTCCTGGAGCCCGGCGAGCGCGCCCGCGCCGGACTGGTCTGGCGCAACACCGTCGAAGCCGGTGTCGGGGACCCCGTGGACGCCCCCTACGCGAGGGTGTGGGCGAAGCCCGGCGCCGCCCCGATGACGGTGACTCCCGAGTTCGATCTGGGCACGACGGGGAAGCTCGGCGTCGGCCCCTGGGAGAAGGACGGGACCAGCAGGTCGGCCACCGGCGGCGCGTCCGGCGGGTGGCCTCCCCGGCCGTCGTCCGGATCCACCGCCCCCGCCCGGCCGTGA
- a CDS encoding MerR family transcriptional regulator produces the protein MLIGDVARRSGVSARMLRHYDSLGLVRPTGRTDAGYREYSGEDIRRILHIESLRSLGLSLREVRRALDDPGFDPSEVVDDLARRTRERIAGETELLTRLRRIGAAEPADWKDVLQVVALLQALGSKSAGRRQRAALSSAEEVLVPVEALVEAVLNETDPNVAGALRWALAQSGDDGLALLAEGLGSPVAEVRKRAVLSIAEFPDGAATTLLRDALATSDTVVRRHAALALGVRGAADAVPTLIDMIVEEANDADAADALSALASDPALADRIATGLVDRLAHGTVGPSVRRRLAQALADIPGITAARALTDLSHDEDRAVALTATYVLGIRDAR, from the coding sequence GTGTTGATCGGTGATGTGGCACGACGGTCCGGGGTCAGCGCCCGTATGCTCAGGCACTACGACTCGCTCGGCCTGGTGCGGCCGACGGGCCGTACCGACGCCGGCTATCGGGAGTACTCCGGCGAGGACATCCGGCGGATCCTCCACATCGAGAGCCTGCGGTCACTGGGGCTGTCGCTGCGTGAAGTCCGGCGCGCGCTCGACGACCCCGGCTTCGACCCCTCGGAGGTCGTCGATGACCTCGCCCGCCGGACGCGGGAACGCATCGCGGGTGAGACGGAACTGCTCACACGGCTTCGTCGGATCGGTGCCGCGGAACCCGCCGACTGGAAAGACGTCCTCCAGGTCGTCGCGCTCCTCCAAGCCCTGGGATCGAAGAGCGCCGGGAGACGCCAGCGCGCGGCCCTGTCCTCGGCCGAGGAGGTTTTGGTGCCGGTGGAAGCACTGGTCGAGGCAGTGCTGAACGAGACGGACCCGAACGTCGCCGGAGCCCTCCGATGGGCTCTGGCGCAATCGGGTGACGACGGATTGGCGCTGTTGGCGGAGGGCCTCGGCTCACCGGTGGCCGAGGTGCGGAAACGTGCCGTCCTGTCCATCGCCGAGTTTCCGGACGGTGCGGCGACCACCCTGCTGCGGGATGCCCTGGCGACCTCCGACACCGTGGTCCGCAGGCATGCGGCTCTGGCGCTCGGAGTACGCGGAGCAGCCGATGCGGTCCCGACGCTCATCGACATGATCGTCGAGGAGGCGAACGACGCCGACGCGGCCGACGCCCTCAGCGCGTTGGCGAGTGATCCGGCGTTGGCGGACCGGATCGCCACCGGGCTCGTCGACCGCCTCGCCCACGGCACCGTCGGACCGTCCGTGCGCCGACGGCTGGCACAGGCGCTCGCGGACATCCCGGGAATCACAGCGGCACGTGCCCTCACCGATCTGTCACACGACGAAGACCGCGCCGTCGCGCTCACCGCGACCTACGTCCTCGGGATACGCGACGCCCGATGA
- a CDS encoding ferritin-like domain-containing protein — METHPPRPVPEPEPNRWAVPTGGTTDFTWEYDGGRERLLALYQRGKDRQWDAVRRIDWSLEVDPADPLGTPDEALPLHGTPYWDRLGPADRRELRAHHAAWQFSQFLHGEQGAMICSARIVQSAPDLDAKFYAATQTMDEARHVEIFSRFLSEKLSMSYPINDSLRSLLDDTLRDSRWDMPYLGMQVLIEGLALAAFGALRDTTTKPLPRRLLAYVMQDEARHVAFGRMALRDHYRQLGSAELAEREEFVIEGCHLMRDRLRGTEVLENFGVPRTAAARIVEASGHLRLFRRVLFSRIAPCLKDIGLWSPEVQEAFADLCDQGAGETDLDRLMRQDEEVAERLDAERFAIEERERAGEVAEMITLGAEDRIPDRSVDGDDASLPPAG, encoded by the coding sequence ATGGAGACGCACCCGCCCCGGCCCGTGCCCGAGCCCGAGCCGAACCGGTGGGCGGTGCCCACCGGGGGGACCACCGACTTCACCTGGGAGTACGACGGCGGGCGTGAGCGTCTGCTCGCGCTGTACCAGCGCGGCAAGGACCGGCAGTGGGACGCCGTACGCCGCATCGACTGGAGCCTGGAGGTGGACCCGGCCGATCCGCTCGGCACCCCGGACGAGGCACTGCCGCTGCACGGCACCCCGTACTGGGACCGACTCGGGCCGGCCGACCGGCGGGAGCTTCGAGCGCACCACGCCGCCTGGCAGTTCAGCCAGTTCCTGCACGGGGAGCAGGGCGCGATGATCTGTTCGGCCCGGATCGTGCAGAGCGCACCCGATCTGGACGCCAAGTTCTACGCCGCGACCCAGACCATGGACGAGGCTCGACACGTCGAGATTTTCTCCCGTTTCCTGTCCGAGAAGCTCTCCATGAGTTACCCGATCAACGACAGTCTGCGTTCGCTGCTGGACGACACCCTGCGTGACTCCCGCTGGGACATGCCGTACCTGGGCATGCAGGTGCTGATCGAGGGGTTGGCGCTGGCCGCCTTCGGGGCGTTGCGGGACACCACCACCAAGCCTCTGCCACGCCGACTGCTCGCGTACGTGATGCAGGACGAGGCCCGGCACGTGGCCTTCGGCCGGATGGCGCTGCGGGATCACTACCGACAGCTGGGCTCGGCCGAGTTGGCCGAGCGGGAGGAGTTCGTGATCGAGGGGTGCCATCTGATGCGCGACCGGCTGCGCGGCACGGAGGTGTTGGAGAACTTCGGGGTGCCTCGCACGGCGGCGGCCAGGATCGTCGAGGCAAGCGGCCATCTGAGGCTCTTCCGCCGCGTGCTGTTCTCCCGGATCGCCCCGTGCCTCAAGGACATCGGGCTGTGGAGTCCCGAGGTGCAGGAGGCGTTCGCCGACCTGTGCGACCAGGGCGCCGGTGAGACCGACCTGGACCGGCTGATGCGTCAGGACGAGGAAGTCGCCGAACGACTGGACGCCGAGCGATTCGCCATCGAGGAACGGGAACGGGCCGGGGAGGTCGCCGAGATGATCACCCTCGGCGCTGAGGACCGCATCCCGGATCGGTCCGTGGACGGCGACGACGCCTCCCTCCCGCCGGCCGGATGA
- a CDS encoding TIGR03619 family F420-dependent LLM class oxidoreductase: protein MRIGFALPQFHRQAYGIARTAEFAREVERAGAAGLWVGDRNLAAVRPRVGYGGQGTTVPAELNPAADPFVLLGIAASATERVLLGCHVLVAPLYPPVPLARSLTSIDLISGGRLLPGFGVGWSPEEYEAAGQDFTTRGARMDELLDALEAIWTTDPAEYHGEILSIPSHHAPLKPGRRPRPPFYLGGRSERALRRIAERGDGWLPLCAVPSRVDTDELVAQRAFIDRRAREAGRDPSAIDTVLRVNVDAGASPDRVAAAVRTIHERTGIDHVMVDTMYAVETVDGAVEWALELTGLVARG from the coding sequence ATGAGGATCGGTTTCGCTCTGCCCCAGTTCCATCGACAGGCGTACGGCATCGCACGGACCGCGGAGTTCGCGCGGGAGGTCGAGCGGGCCGGGGCCGCCGGCCTCTGGGTGGGGGACCGCAACCTGGCGGCCGTGCGCCCCCGGGTCGGCTACGGCGGTCAGGGCACGACCGTTCCGGCCGAACTGAACCCGGCCGCCGACCCGTTCGTGCTGCTCGGCATCGCCGCGAGCGCCACCGAACGCGTGCTGCTCGGCTGCCACGTACTCGTCGCGCCGCTCTACCCGCCCGTTCCGCTCGCCCGTTCGCTGACCAGCATCGACCTGATCAGCGGCGGTCGGCTGCTGCCCGGCTTCGGTGTCGGTTGGTCGCCCGAGGAGTACGAGGCCGCGGGGCAGGACTTCACCACGCGCGGCGCCCGGATGGACGAGCTGTTGGACGCGCTGGAGGCGATCTGGACCACCGACCCGGCCGAGTACCACGGCGAGATCCTGTCGATCCCCTCGCACCACGCTCCGCTCAAGCCCGGCCGGCGCCCGCGCCCGCCGTTCTACCTGGGGGGCCGGTCCGAACGGGCGCTGCGCCGGATCGCCGAGCGCGGGGACGGATGGCTGCCGTTGTGCGCCGTGCCCAGCCGGGTGGACACCGACGAACTCGTGGCACAGCGCGCGTTCATCGATCGCCGGGCCCGGGAGGCGGGCCGCGACCCGTCCGCCATCGACACCGTCCTGCGCGTCAACGTCGACGCCGGTGCCTCACCCGACCGGGTCGCCGCCGCCGTCCGGACCATCCACGAGCGCACCGGCATCGACCACGTCATGGTGGACACGATGTACGCCGTCGAGACCGTCGACGGGGCCGTCGAGTGGGCGCTGGAGTTGACCGGCCTGGTGGCTCGGGGCTGA
- a CDS encoding SCO6745 family protein, with protein sequence MEDAERSARTLWTLIEPVHAVTYFAPQARAAFEEAGLRGFWRGYFAGRAAPLGEVGPGPVTAAFFGFAPAMVARAVPDVWSMATPRRVLEARRVGAGAALEHLLSGYDRQVERAAAVLMPVAEGADCAGRVLAAANQALPVPQSAVDRLWHATTVLREHRGDGHVAALVAMGMDGCESLVLRAGIDLPRTELQPYRGWSDDRWQAARDRLAARGWLAPDGTATSEGRRAHRALEEATDRAAARPWQALGPATTDRLRGLLTPLARACAAALRFPNPIGLPTPTG encoded by the coding sequence GTGGAGGACGCGGAGCGGTCGGCCCGCACGCTGTGGACGCTGATCGAACCGGTGCACGCGGTGACCTACTTCGCGCCGCAGGCCCGGGCCGCCTTCGAGGAGGCGGGACTGCGCGGTTTCTGGCGGGGTTACTTCGCCGGACGTGCCGCGCCGTTGGGGGAGGTCGGCCCGGGGCCGGTCACGGCCGCGTTCTTCGGCTTCGCACCGGCCATGGTCGCGCGGGCGGTGCCCGACGTCTGGTCGATGGCGACGCCCCGACGCGTCCTGGAGGCCCGGCGGGTCGGAGCCGGCGCGGCTTTGGAGCACCTGCTGTCCGGATACGACCGCCAGGTGGAGCGGGCCGCCGCCGTCCTGATGCCCGTGGCCGAGGGGGCGGACTGTGCCGGGCGGGTGTTGGCCGCCGCCAACCAGGCCCTCCCCGTTCCCCAAAGCGCCGTCGACCGCCTGTGGCATGCGACGACCGTCCTGCGCGAACACCGCGGGGACGGCCATGTCGCGGCGTTGGTCGCGATGGGGATGGACGGCTGTGAGTCCCTGGTCCTGCGGGCGGGCATCGACCTGCCGCGCACCGAACTCCAGCCCTACCGGGGGTGGAGCGACGACCGGTGGCAGGCCGCCCGGGACCGGTTGGCCGCTCGTGGTTGGCTGGCGCCCGACGGAACGGCGACGTCAGAGGGGCGCCGGGCGCACCGCGCGCTGGAGGAGGCGACCGATCGGGCCGCCGCGCGCCCCTGGCAGGCCCTCGGTCCCGCCACCACGGACCGGCTGCGTGGGCTGCTCACCCCACTGGCTCGTGCGTGCGCCGCCGCGTTGCGGTTTCCCAATCCGATCGGGCTCCCGACCCCGACCGGGTGA